AGCTCGCCCGACCAGACCGGCGCCTGCGGCCCGTACTCCTGCTCGGCCGCCGCGAAGAACGCCGACGGCCTGACGATCTCGACCCTCGGCGAACCCTCCAGATCCCTGAGCCTGCGCGCCTTCTCCAGCATCTCGCGGGTCGGGCCGCCTCCGCCGTCACCCCAGCCGAACGGGACGAGGGAACGGGTCGCCGGTCCCTTCTCCGCGAAGTTCCGTTCCGCGTGGGCGAGTTCTCGGCCATGGAACTGTGCGTTGTAGGTGTCCACGGGCGGGAAGTGGGTGAAGACTCTGGTCCCGTCGATGCCCTCCCACCAGAAGGTGTGATGCGGCATCTTATTGCTCTGGTTCCAGGACAGCTTCTGCGTCAGGAACCATTTCACCCCTGCCAGTCGCGCCAGTTGCGGGAAGGCAGCCGTGTAGCCGAAGGAGTCCGGCAGCCAGATCTCCTCCGTCTCCACCCCCAGCTCCTGCTCGAAGAACCGCTTTCCGTGCACGATCTGCCGGGCCAGTGCCTCACCGCCCGGCATATTGGCGTCGGACTCCACCCACATCGACCCCACGGGCGCCCACTGCCCGTCCGCCACGGCCTGCTCGATGCGCGCCCAGATGTGCGGCTGGTGCTCCTTCACCCAGGCGTACTGCTGGGCCTGCGAAGCGGCGAAGACCAGCTCCGGATAGTCCTGGGCCAGGGCGGTGACATTGGCGAAGGTGCGCGAGGCCTTGCGCACCGTCTCGCGCAGCGGCCACAGCCAGGCCGAGTCGATGTGCGCGTGCCCGGTGGCCGAGATCCGGTGTGCGCTCGCCGACGCCGGGCGCGACAGGACCTCGGTCAGCCGTTCCCGGCCGGCCCGGGCCGTGCCCGTCACATCGTGCAGATCCAGCGCGTCCAGCATGTGCTCCAGCGCCCGCAGGATCTCGTGCCGCCGGGAACGGTCCACGGGCAGTTCCCGCATCAGCTCGCAGAGCACCTCGATGTCCAGTACGAGATGCCAGACCTCCTCGTCCAGCACGGCGAGGTCCGCGGAGGCGAACCGGTAGAGGGGCCGGTCACCCGCCGTCCTTACGTCTCCGAGAGGCGTCGGCGTGAAGCCGTGCTCCAGGACCGCCGGGTTGGCCGCGGCCTCCAGGAGCAGCGAGACAGGTTCGCCGCCCGCGGCCGGGGACGCGACCGTCAGATGCCGGTTGCGCGGGTGGACGCCCTTGAGCGGGACGCCCTCGGTGTCGTACAGCATGCCCTCGGCCTGGAATCCGGGGCCCTGACCGGAGAAGCCGGGGTCGACGACCACCTCGACCCGTCGTCCCGCCCAGTCCTCGGGCACCGTTCCCTCCAGCCGGAACCAGCTGGTGGACCATGGCTTCCCCCACTCCGTACCCGCGCTGAAGGGCTCGTACGTCCCCTTCAGCGCCTCGGCCACCGGTACGGGCTCGCCGGGGATGTGGTGGACGGAGAGGGTGAGCCAGGTGCGGGCCGGGTACTGGGCGGGGCGGATGAACTGGTGGAGGGCCCGTTCGAGGCGGTCCTCCACCAGGGTGCGGTCGTCGTGCATCACGGCTCCTCGGGGTCGGCGCCTGGGGTGTGTCCATGGCTCCACTTCCCCGGCGGCGCGACCGGCACCCCTGCGATCGGTGCGAGGGGGTGACGGCCGGTCAACCGGCCCTGTGCGCGCACCCTTGGCGACCCAAAAGCAATGTGACATATTACTGCCGTGCTCATGAGACAGCCCCTGGATGTCGTCGTCGTCGGGGCCGGAGTGGTAGGTGCGGCCTGCGCCTACTACGCCTCCCGGTCCGGACTGTCCGTGGCCGTCGTCGACCGCGGACCGGTCGCCGGGGGCACCACAGGAGCCGGGGAGGGCAACCTCCTGGTCTCCGACAAAGTACCGGGACCCGAACTGGAACTGGCCCTTCTCTCCGCCTCCTTGTGGCGCCGGCTGTCGGAGGAACTTGCCTCCGACATCGAGTACGAGCAGAAGGGCGGCCTGGTCGTGGCGGCGTCCGGGGACTCGCTGACCGCCCTGGACGCGACCGCCGCCGGCCAGCGGGGAGCCGGAGTCGAGGCGTACCACGTCACATCCGACCGGCTCCGCGATGTCGAGCCCCACCTCGCACCGGGCCTCGCCGGAGGGTGCCACTACCCGCAGGATGCCCAGGTCCAACCGGCCCTGGCAGCAGCCGAGTTGTTACGGGCAGCCGGTCGGGCCGGGGCTCGCCTGCGCCTGGGGGAGGAGGTCGTCGGGATCCTCAGGGACCGGGAGGGCGCGGTACGCGGGGTGCGCACCGCACGGGACGAACTGCGCGCCCCGGTGGTCGTCAACGCGGCGGGCACCTGGGGCGGCGAACTGGCCGCGCTGGCCGGGGTGGGCCTGCCGGTCCTGCCGCGCCGGGGATTCGTGCTCGTCACCGAGCCGCTGCCGCGGCTGATCCGGCACAAGGTCTACGCGGCGGAGTACGTGGCCGATGTGTCGAGCGGGTCCGCGGCGCTCCAGACCTCCCCGGTGGTGGAGGGAACCCCCGCGGGGCCGGTGCTGATCGGGGCCAGCCGCGAGCGGGTCGGCTTCGACCGGACGCTGTCGGTCCCGGTGATCGCCCGGCTCGCCGCCCAGGCCGCCGCACTCTTTCCCGTACTGGCGGATGTGCGGGTACTGCGCGCCTACCACGGGTTTCGCCCCTACCTGCCGGATCATCTGCCCGCGATCGGCCCGGACCCCCGGGTGCCCGGTCTCTTCCACGCCTGCGGGCACGAAGGAGCCGGAATCGGGCTGGCCCCCGCGACCGGCCTGCTGATCGCCGAAGCGCTGGCCGGGCAACAGCCCGTACTCGATCTCGGACCGTTCGCCCCGGACCGGTTCGACACCACATGCCATGCCCCATGACGGCGGAGGGGCCCCGTGCCCCGGGAGAGGACCCTGTGAGACGCAGCCGTGCACGCACCCCCGCCGAACTCGTCGGGGCACAGCCCGGACCGGAATTCCGGCTGACCTTCGACGGACGTGCGATCCGTGGACTGCCGGGCCAGAGCATCGCCGCCGCACTCTGGTCGGCGGGCATCCTGACCTGGCGCACCACCCGGGTCCACGGCAGGCCGCGGGGAGCCTTCTGCGGCATCGGTGCCTGTTATGACTGCCTGGCCACCGTCAACGGCCGGCCCAACCAGCGCGCGTGCCTGCTGCCCGCCCGGCCCGGCGACGCCATCACCACACAGGAGGGCGACGGGCATGCCGTGCTCGACGGATGACCACCGGTCAGGGGATGGGGACCGCGCCGAGCTCGCCGTGGTGGGCGCGGGGCCGGCCGGCCTGGCCGCGGCCGTCACAGCGGCGGACCACGGGCTCGCCGTGGTTCTGCTGGACGCGTCCGTCACGCCCGGTGGGCAGTACTACCGCAGCCCGGCCGACGGGCTCGGCGCCACCCGGCCCGCCGCCCTCCACCACGCCTGGCCGGTCTTCGCCGCACTCTCCGCACGACTTGCCGCGCACCGCGCGTCCGGCGCGATCCGCCATCTCCCCGGTCACCAGGTGTGGACGCTCGAACGAGCCGGTGACGGCGACTGGGTGCTGCACGCCGTGACCGGAACCGAGGAGGATCGCCACTCTGTCGTCCGGGCCCGCCGGCTGCTGCTGGCCACGGGCGCCCATGAACGCCAACTACCCTTCCCCGGCTGGACACTTCCCGGTGTCGTGGGCGCGGCCGGTGCCCAGGCGTTGCTCAAGTCCGGTCTGGTGCTGCCCGGTCGCCGGATCGTGGTCGCGGGGAGCGGACCGCTCCTGCAGGCCGTCGCCCTCTCGCTGACGCGTGCCGGGGCGAGCGTTCCTGTGCTGATCGAGGCGTCGGGCTATGGGGTGTACGCACGTGCACCCGGGGTGCTGGCCGCCAACCCCGGCAAGTTGGCGGAAGGAGTCCGGCACGGGGCGTCACTGACCCGTGCCGGAGTCCGGGTGCTGACCCACCGGGCGGTCACCGAAGTGCACGGCGATGACCGGGTGGAGGCGGTGACCGTCAGCCGGGTGGACCGACAGTGGCGTCCGCTGCCCGGGACCGGCCGCGAGATCGCCTGCGATGCGCTCGCCGTGGGACACGGGCTCGTTCCTCAGCTGGAACTCGCCCTGGCGGCGGGCTGCGATACGCGCGTGGGCGCCGACGGTACGCATGCGGTCACCCTCGACGAGCGGCTCAGGACCACCGTGCCAGGGGTCTGGGCGGCAGGGGAGACCGGCGGCATCGGTGGTGTGGAACTTGCCCTGTGTGAAGGGGAGTTGGCGGCGTTGTCCATCAGCTGTGAGGTACGGGACGAGGTGCGGCGGACAGCGGCGCGCAGAGCGGTCGCCCTGCGTCGTGCCCGGCGCCGCCTGCGGGCCTTCGCCTCGTTGATGGGCGCCGTGCACCGGCCGGGGGCGGGATGGCGCGAGTGGCTCACCGCCGACACGGAGGTCTGCCGTTGCGAAGAGGTCACCGCGGGCCGGATCCGTACCGCGTGCGAGGAACTCGGAGCCGGTGACACCAGGACCGTCAAACTGCTGACCCGGGCCGGAATGGGGTGGTGCCAGGGCCGGACCTGCGGATTCGCCGTCCGCGAACTGGCTGCCGCACACGGCACGGGACACGGCACCGGAGGCGGCTCCCGACGTCGTTGCGTTGAGGAGCAGGAGGGGCCCGGCCCCGACCGGCGACCGCTGGCCTGCCCCGTGACACTGTCCACGCTCGCCGGCCTGACCGACCCCGGGGAGACCACAGCCACACCCTGACACCTCTCTCCTACGCCTCGGCACACCGCGCCGTGGCATGTCACACCTCTCAAGGAGTCACGATGCAGACGAACGCCCACCCGCGCAGCCGCCCCTGGCACGGTGTCATGGTCGCCACACCACTGACCCTGCGCGACGACTGCACCATCGACTACGACGCGTACGCCGCGCACGTCCACCAGCTCATCGCGGCGGGCTGCGACGGTGTGGTGCCCAATGGATCGCTGGGGGAGTACCAGACCCTGACCGACAGCGAACGCGAGCAGGTGGTCCGGGTCGCCGTCGAGGCGGCGGGCGACGGCAGCCGCGTCATGCCGGGGGTCTCCGCCTACGGCAGCGCGGAGTCACGGCGCTGGGCGGAACAGGCCGCGGAGGCGGGCGCCGGTTGTGTTCTGCTCCTGCCGCCCAACGGCTACCGCTGCGAGGACGCGGCGGTCCGCGCCCACTACGCGGCCGTGGCCGAAGCAGGGGTTCCGGTCGTCGCGTACAACAACCCCTACGACACCAAGGTGGATCTGACCCCGGGCCTGCTCGCCACCCTCCACCAGGAGGGCAGCATCGTGGCGGTCAAGGAGTTCAGCGGCGACGTGCGAAGGGCGTACGAGATCGCCGAGCGAGCGCCGGGCCTCGACCTGCTCGTGGGCGCCGACGACGTCCTGCTGGAACTGGCACTCGCCGGGGCCGTCGGCTGGATCGCGGGCTGCCCGAACATGCTGCCGTCCTGCTGCGTCGAGCTGTACCGGGCCGCTGTGACGGGTGACATGGCAACTGCCCTGCCGCTGTACCGGGAGCTGCATCCCCTGCTCCGATGGGACTCGAAGCCGGAGTTCGTCCAGGCCATCAAGGCATCCATGGACGTGGTCGGACGCCACGGCGGCCGTACCCGCCCGCCACGCCTTCCCCTGCCCGCCGACGACGCGGCCGCCGTACGCGCCGCGACGGAGAAGGTACTGGCGGGGGGCCTCGCCTGAACGCCGGCCCGCCGACGCACACCCTTGCCCGTACCCGACCCGGCCGTGTCCTTCTTGCCGAACCAGGGAGAGCCTTGCAGACACGTCATATCTTCCATGCCGTCGACTCACACACCGAAGGCATGCCCACCCGCGTCATCACCGGTGGCATCGGCACCATCCCCGGTGCCACGATGGCCGAACGGCGCAGGTACTTCCAGGAGCACCGGGACGCCGTGCGCACCCTGCTCATGTACGAACCCCGCGGCCACGCCGCCATGAGCGGCGCCATCCTCCAGCCGCCCACCCGGCCCGACGCGGACTTCGGCGTCCTCTACATAGAGGTCTCGGGCTTTCTGCCGATGTGCGGGCACGGCACCATCGGCGTCGCGACCGTTCTGGTGGAGACCGGCATGGTCGAGGTGACCGAGCCCGTCACCACCGTACGGCTGGACACCCCGGCCGGACTCGTCAGCGTCGACGTCCGGGTACGCGACGGCGCGGCCGTCGCCGTCACCCTGACCAACGTCCCCGCGTTCAGCGTCGCACTCGACCGGACGGCGGACGTGCCCGGCTACGGAGCGGTGCGCTACGACCTCGCCTACGGCGGCAACTTCTACGCGATGGTGCACCTCTCCGACCTCGGGCTGCCCTTCGACCGGGCACGCAAGGAGGACATCCTGTCGGCGGGACTCGCCCTGATGGACGCGGTCAATGCCGCCGACCGGCCCGTCCACCCGGAGGATCCGGACATCCACGGACTCAAGCACGTGCAGTTCGTCGCACCCGGTTCCGATGCCCGCCACTCCCGGCACGCGATGGCGATCCACCCCGGCTGGTTCGACCGGTCGCCCTGCGGAACCGGCACTTCGGCACGTATGGCCCAGCTGCACGCGCGCGGTGAACTTCCCCTGGACACCGACTTCGTGAACGAGTCCTTCATCGGCACCTCGTTCACCGGGCGCCTCGTCGATGAGACCACCGTGGCCGGGCGGCCCGCCGTCGTCCCCACCGTCACAGGACGGGCCTGGATCACCGGTACCGCACAATTCTTCCTGGACCCGTCCGACCCCTTCCCCGAAGGATTCCTGTTGTGAATCTGCCCCTGCTCGGCGCCGACGACATCGAGGCCCTGGGACCGACCGGAGCCGCGGACGCCCTGGAGGCGGCGCTGAGCGGGGGACTCGATCCGGAGAGAACCCCCGCCCGGCACCATGTCACCGTGCCCGGCGGGGAACTGCTGATCATGCCCGCCACCACCCGGCAGGTGACCGGGGTGAAGATCGCCGGAGTCGCGCCGGGCAACCCGGCGCGCAACCTGCCCCGGATCACCGGGAGCTATCTGCTGCTCGACGGCCCCACTCTGCTGCCGCTCGCCCTGCTCGACGGGGCCGCGCTCACCGCGCTGCGCACACCGGCCGTGTCCGCACTCGCGATCCGGCACCTCACCGGGCCCGTCGTGCGGCATCTGGTGCTCTTCGGAACCGGCCCCCAGGCATACGGACACCTTGCCGCGGTGCTCGCCGAACGGCCCGTCGAACGCGTCACCGTGATCGGCCGTACCCCGCACCGGGTCGCCGCACTGGTCGAGCACGCCCGCCGGCTCGGCACGGACGCCCGTGCGGGTGGGGCGCGCGGGGCCGAGGAGGTCGCGACGGCCGATCTGGTGCTCTGCTGCACCACGTCCGCAACCCCGCTGTTCGACGGCACCCTCGTACCGGACGGGGCGACGGTCGTGGCGGTCGGCTCGCACAGCCCGGATGCCCGGGAGGTCGACACCGCTCTAGTGGCGCGCTCCGCCGTGATCGTCGAATCGAGGTCGGCGGCCCTGTCGGAGGCGGGCGATCTGCTGATCCCGATGGCGGAAGGAGCGTTCACAGCCGAGTCCGTCGCCGCCAATCTTGCCGAGCTGGTGGCGGGCCGGAGCCTCGGTGGGAAAGCGGCCGACCCGGAGCGCCCACGGCTCTTCAAGAGCGTCGGAATGGGCTGGGAGGACCTCGCGGTCGCGGCCGCGGTGCACCGGAAGTCGGCGCCCTGACCTGGTTGTCCACAGGCGGGGAACGACGGGCCCGGGTGGAAATTTGACATTGTATTCTGAGGGCCCGTACGGCGCTGGAGGAGCAGATATGGCCCGCCTGACGACGCTCAACACCCTCTCGGCGCAGGAGCACTTGCGCGACCGAGTGGCGAACGCCCTCAGAGCGGCCCTGATCGCAGGGGATCTCCGTCCGGGCACGATCTACTCCGCTCCCGCGCTCGCCGCCGAATTCGGGGTGTCCGCCACCCCGGTCCGCGAGGCCATGCTCGACCTGGCGCGCGAGGGCCTGGTCGAAGCGGTCCGCAACAAGGGCTTTCGGATAACCGAGTTGACCGAGCAGGATCTCGACGACTTCACCGAACTCCGGGCCATGATCGAGGTCCCCACCGTCGGGCGCATCGCCCGGATGGGCAAGGCCAAGGAGCTGAAGGCGCTGCGGCCGCTCGCCCTGGAGATCGTCGCCGCCGCTGCCGAGCACGACATCATCGGCTACCTGGAGGCCGACCGCCGCTTCCATCTCGAACTGCTCGCCCTGGCCGGCAACCGTCGGCTGGTGGAGGAGGTCGGCAATCTGCGCAAGCGGTCGCGCCTCTTCGGGCTGAACCGGCTTGCCGCGACGGGAATGTTGACCGCATCGGCCGAGGAGCACGTCGAACTGCTCGATGTCATGATCGCCGGTGACGCACAGCGCGCCGAGCGACGCATGCTGACCCATATGTCACATGTCAGGAACCTCTGGGCCGAGGAGCAGGCGCGCGACACGGGCACGGGAGACAGGCGGATCAAAAGGGTGCCGCTGCCGGTCGCCGAAGCCTGAACCGACTGCCTCGTCCGGGAGTTCCAGGGAGCGCGAAGCAGCGCTCGCCACGCGTGCCGTCGCGCCCGCGGAAGACTTCCACCACATCCTCGAACCCCGTCACCGTCGCATCGACGGACGGGGCCACGCCGCCGAGCGCCCGTACCGGTGGCGGCGACCGGGTGCGAGCGCGGGCTTCGGCTGAAATCCGTTGCTGGCTGGGGGAGTTGACGCGGAGGCGAATGCGTACGAGAGGGCTTCCGAAGGACATGTGACATGTGCCATTGTACAGCGCACAGAGGGAATGGGTCGTGTCCATGTCACAACGTGAGCCGAAGTCGGACCCGGCCCGACCCGGCCCCCGCGCATTCCCCCACAGCCGCGCGCGGTCGCGCGGTCACCACTCCGCTGGGAGGCGGCACGTGAAGAACCGAACGGTTCGACAGAGACTGACCGGACTGTCCACTGCGGTCCTGGCGGCATGCCTGGGCCTGGGCCTGCTCTCCGCACCGAGCCAGGCCGTCCAGCAGCGCCCCACCGCACCGTCCGCGACCGACCGCACCGGCCCCGCCGCCGAGGCGCCGACCGCGCCCGCCAACGACGCCGCCCACATCAGCCGCAAGGCCTTGAAGGCCGCCGACCGGCCGCCCCTGTCCGCGTCCAAGGACGCGCTCAGACGCGACTACGACGACCCCGGCGCCGCGCTCCCGAGCCACCCGGCTCCTTCGATGAAGGCCGGAGCCGGGGCCCGGCCCGCGGCCGCCTGCGAGGTCGGCGACTTCACCGGCCGCACCGGAAGCGCCCTCGTCCAGCAGATCAAGGCATCTACCGCCGACTGCGTCAACACGCTGTTCGGGGTCAAGGGCAACGACGGCTATCTGGCCTTCCGCGAGGCGCAGATGGTCACCGTCGCCGGCGCCCTGCGCGAGGGGTCGGCCGCCTATCCCGGGGACAGCAGCACCGGCATGCCCCAGCTGGTCCTCTATCTCCGGGCCGGGTACTACGTGCAGTACTACGACCCCGGCACCGTGGGCAGCTACGGGCCGCAGCTGCGTATGGCCGTGCAGGGCGGGCTCGACGCGTTCTTCGGCGCCTCCCACGCCTTCGACGTCACCGACGCCAACGGTGAGACCCTGGCCGAGGCCGTCACATTGATCGACAGCGCCGAGCAGAATGCCCGCTACCTGTATGTCGTCAAGCGGATGCTGGCCGACTACGACGCCTCGTACGACGGCTCCTGGTACATGCTCAACGCGCTGAACAACGTATACACGGTGACATTCCGCGGTCACCAACTGCCGGAGTTCATCAGTGCCGTGGAGTCCGATCCGAGTCTGCTGGACGCGCTCCACGACTTCGCATCGCGCCATCTCGACCTGCTGGGTACGGACCGGTCGTACCTGACCTCCAACGCCGGGCGCGAGCTGGGCCGCTT
This sequence is a window from Streptomyces sp. NBC_01217. Protein-coding genes within it:
- a CDS encoding NAD(P)/FAD-dependent oxidoreductase, producing MLMRQPLDVVVVGAGVVGAACAYYASRSGLSVAVVDRGPVAGGTTGAGEGNLLVSDKVPGPELELALLSASLWRRLSEELASDIEYEQKGGLVVAASGDSLTALDATAAGQRGAGVEAYHVTSDRLRDVEPHLAPGLAGGCHYPQDAQVQPALAAAELLRAAGRAGARLRLGEEVVGILRDREGAVRGVRTARDELRAPVVVNAAGTWGGELAALAGVGLPVLPRRGFVLVTEPLPRLIRHKVYAAEYVADVSSGSAALQTSPVVEGTPAGPVLIGASRERVGFDRTLSVPVIARLAAQAAALFPVLADVRVLRAYHGFRPYLPDHLPAIGPDPRVPGLFHACGHEGAGIGLAPATGLLIAEALAGQQPVLDLGPFAPDRFDTTCHAP
- a CDS encoding (2Fe-2S)-binding protein gives rise to the protein MRRSRARTPAELVGAQPGPEFRLTFDGRAIRGLPGQSIAAALWSAGILTWRTTRVHGRPRGAFCGIGACYDCLATVNGRPNQRACLLPARPGDAITTQEGDGHAVLDG
- a CDS encoding FAD/NAD(P)-dependent oxidoreductase; amino-acid sequence: MPCSTDDHRSGDGDRAELAVVGAGPAGLAAAVTAADHGLAVVLLDASVTPGGQYYRSPADGLGATRPAALHHAWPVFAALSARLAAHRASGAIRHLPGHQVWTLERAGDGDWVLHAVTGTEEDRHSVVRARRLLLATGAHERQLPFPGWTLPGVVGAAGAQALLKSGLVLPGRRIVVAGSGPLLQAVALSLTRAGASVPVLIEASGYGVYARAPGVLAANPGKLAEGVRHGASLTRAGVRVLTHRAVTEVHGDDRVEAVTVSRVDRQWRPLPGTGREIACDALAVGHGLVPQLELALAAGCDTRVGADGTHAVTLDERLRTTVPGVWAAGETGGIGGVELALCEGELAALSISCEVRDEVRRTAARRAVALRRARRRLRAFASLMGAVHRPGAGWREWLTADTEVCRCEEVTAGRIRTACEELGAGDTRTVKLLTRAGMGWCQGRTCGFAVRELAAAHGTGHGTGGGSRRRCVEEQEGPGPDRRPLACPVTLSTLAGLTDPGETTATP
- a CDS encoding proline racemase family protein, producing the protein MQTRHIFHAVDSHTEGMPTRVITGGIGTIPGATMAERRRYFQEHRDAVRTLLMYEPRGHAAMSGAILQPPTRPDADFGVLYIEVSGFLPMCGHGTIGVATVLVETGMVEVTEPVTTVRLDTPAGLVSVDVRVRDGAAVAVTLTNVPAFSVALDRTADVPGYGAVRYDLAYGGNFYAMVHLSDLGLPFDRARKEDILSAGLALMDAVNAADRPVHPEDPDIHGLKHVQFVAPGSDARHSRHAMAIHPGWFDRSPCGTGTSARMAQLHARGELPLDTDFVNESFIGTSFTGRLVDETTVAGRPAVVPTVTGRAWITGTAQFFLDPSDPFPEGFLL
- a CDS encoding dihydrodipicolinate synthase family protein: MQTNAHPRSRPWHGVMVATPLTLRDDCTIDYDAYAAHVHQLIAAGCDGVVPNGSLGEYQTLTDSEREQVVRVAVEAAGDGSRVMPGVSAYGSAESRRWAEQAAEAGAGCVLLLPPNGYRCEDAAVRAHYAAVAEAGVPVVAYNNPYDTKVDLTPGLLATLHQEGSIVAVKEFSGDVRRAYEIAERAPGLDLLVGADDVLLELALAGAVGWIAGCPNMLPSCCVELYRAAVTGDMATALPLYRELHPLLRWDSKPEFVQAIKASMDVVGRHGGRTRPPRLPLPADDAAAVRAATEKVLAGGLA
- a CDS encoding GntR family transcriptional regulator, giving the protein MARLTTLNTLSAQEHLRDRVANALRAALIAGDLRPGTIYSAPALAAEFGVSATPVREAMLDLAREGLVEAVRNKGFRITELTEQDLDDFTELRAMIEVPTVGRIARMGKAKELKALRPLALEIVAAAAEHDIIGYLEADRRFHLELLALAGNRRLVEEVGNLRKRSRLFGLNRLAATGMLTASAEEHVELLDVMIAGDAQRAERRMLTHMSHVRNLWAEEQARDTGTGDRRIKRVPLPVAEA
- a CDS encoding ornithine cyclodeaminase family protein, whose amino-acid sequence is MNLPLLGADDIEALGPTGAADALEAALSGGLDPERTPARHHVTVPGGELLIMPATTRQVTGVKIAGVAPGNPARNLPRITGSYLLLDGPTLLPLALLDGAALTALRTPAVSALAIRHLTGPVVRHLVLFGTGPQAYGHLAAVLAERPVERVTVIGRTPHRVAALVEHARRLGTDARAGGARGAEEVATADLVLCCTTSATPLFDGTLVPDGATVVAVGSHSPDAREVDTALVARSAVIVESRSAALSEAGDLLIPMAEGAFTAESVAANLAELVAGRSLGGKAADPERPRLFKSVGMGWEDLAVAAAVHRKSAP